The following proteins are encoded in a genomic region of Pseudanabaena sp. FACHB-2040:
- a CDS encoding HAMP domain-containing sensor histidine kinase codes for MQKIKTMLNSASERLEQNVERIMQMWEERARAEVSAAIHQDSLILQNSLPQYLTQLADELSTNIERTPARIRDDQVESTRIGKLHGHERAGFADYSMTQLIFEYHILRQVIFQILEEETPLEVRERDIIIGSIEQAVNDAATQFSQTLQDIQELFMVTLTHDLRGPINVIKMGTQLTLRRLEQGDTHVSIATKMLGAIERLDSMIQNLLDASRLRAGQSLKLEFEECSLDSLVRDVVEDLSFAYGDENRFVVVSQTDVRSMCSRKEIMRVIENLAINAVKYGASGTPITFTLQQAESQISLTVHNEGNPIAPDTQSILFQQFCRMVSAEEQTGWGLGLFLAKSIVEAHQGTIEVESAKGRGTSFIVKLPKLS; via the coding sequence ATGCAGAAAATCAAAACAATGTTGAATTCAGCTTCTGAACGTCTTGAGCAGAATGTCGAAAGAATCATGCAGATGTGGGAAGAACGGGCACGTGCTGAAGTCAGTGCGGCAATTCATCAAGACTCTCTTATCTTGCAAAATTCGCTACCTCAATATCTAACTCAATTGGCGGATGAACTGTCAACCAATATTGAAAGGACACCTGCCAGAATAAGGGATGATCAGGTAGAAAGCACTCGAATTGGCAAACTGCATGGTCATGAGCGAGCAGGTTTTGCCGACTACTCCATGACTCAACTTATTTTTGAATACCACATTCTTCGTCAAGTCATCTTTCAGATCTTGGAAGAGGAAACGCCTCTAGAAGTGAGAGAACGAGACATTATTATTGGCTCCATTGAGCAAGCTGTGAACGATGCAGCAACTCAATTTTCTCAAACTCTACAAGATATTCAAGAGCTATTTATGGTGACGCTGACTCACGATCTAAGAGGGCCAATCAATGTCATAAAAATGGGAACTCAGCTGACCCTGCGGCGGCTTGAACAAGGTGACACCCATGTGAGTATCGCGACAAAAATGCTAGGTGCGATCGAACGGTTGGATTCGATGATTCAGAATCTGCTGGATGCTAGTCGGCTGCGGGCGGGGCAAAGTTTAAAGCTTGAATTTGAAGAATGCAGTTTAGACAGCCTCGTTCGAGACGTAGTGGAGGATTTGAGCTTTGCTTATGGAGATGAAAATCGGTTTGTTGTAGTCTCTCAGACAGATGTTAGGAGCATGTGTAGCCGTAAAGAGATAATGCGGGTAATTGAAAACTTAGCAATTAACGCTGTGAAGTATGGCGCTTCTGGCACGCCGATTACATTCACGCTGCAGCAAGCTGAATCTCAGATCAGCCTCACTGTTCATAATGAAGGTAATCCAATTGCCCCAGACACTCAATCTATCCTGTTTCAACAATTTTGTCGCATGGTCTCTGCCGAAGAGCAAACAGGCTGGGGTTTAGGATTATTTTTAGCAAAGAGTATTGTTGAGGCACATCAAGGAACGATTGAAGTTGAAAGTGCAAAGGGTAGGGGGACAAGTTTTATCGTTAAATTGCCTAAACTCTCTTGA
- a CDS encoding EAL domain-containing protein produces the protein MDLDASIQVAIDTSPIGATAVDAEGCIRYCNEPFARALGYSRGAIENKLTYQELTYPEDLEADTLQHQLLVEGKIHHYEMEKRYFKSNGDILWAQLSVGRVANYSLSYIVDITADKEASIVATFGDELVEAIRHRDFVLWFQPIIHLQTGEITAQEALIRWTHKDGLRFPNFFLPFARHLNLETRICRIVMELACEQLARWEKEKSTSRWALSINLEPTTLQQPAFEEILELSINRHQVKSRQLWIEIVEAQSLDLAEVSAKLNRLASTHTIAIDDFGAGYSSLHAVARYPVRILKLDRTLVSGVDRDKTLQTV, from the coding sequence ATGGATTTAGATGCTAGTATTCAGGTCGCAATTGATACTTCTCCCATTGGCGCAACTGCTGTTGACGCTGAAGGTTGTATTCGTTACTGCAATGAGCCCTTTGCTAGAGCGCTGGGTTACTCACGAGGGGCTATTGAGAATAAATTGACGTACCAGGAGTTGACCTACCCAGAAGATCTCGAAGCTGATACTTTGCAACACCAGCTTTTAGTCGAAGGCAAGATCCACCATTATGAGATGGAAAAACGGTACTTCAAGTCAAATGGCGATATTCTCTGGGCACAGTTGAGCGTAGGGCGCGTTGCCAACTACTCCCTGTCCTATATTGTCGATATCACTGCCGATAAGGAGGCGTCTATAGTAGCCACCTTTGGTGATGAGCTGGTAGAAGCAATTCGTCACCGGGACTTTGTGCTGTGGTTTCAACCGATTATTCACCTTCAAACAGGTGAAATTACAGCACAAGAGGCTTTGATTAGATGGACTCATAAGGACGGGCTTCGTTTCCCAAACTTCTTCCTGCCCTTTGCTCGTCACCTAAATCTAGAGACTCGAATTTGTAGAATTGTTATGGAGTTAGCTTGTGAGCAGCTTGCACGTTGGGAAAAGGAAAAGAGCACTAGCCGATGGGCTCTTAGCATCAACCTGGAGCCAACCACCCTACAGCAACCGGCATTTGAAGAAATCTTGGAGTTGAGCATTAACAGGCATCAAGTGAAGTCCAGACAGCTATGGATAGAAATTGTCGAAGCTCAGAGTCTAGATTTAGCAGAAGTATCAGCAAAGCTCAATCGCTTGGCATCGACCCACACTATTGCTATCGATGATTTTGGGGCTGGCTATAGCAGTTTACATGCTGTTGCCCGCTACCCTGTGCGGATCCTTAAGTTAGATCGCACATTGGTATCTGGAGTTGACCGAGACAAGACACTTCAGACGGTGTAA
- a CDS encoding hydrocarbon-binding protein: MSTAMRETLGDFSSVVCLKSIIAGMEEALGEKATAISLIAAGRARGKKLAAELGLSNSAVPLSEAAQKLAQALGPDGTRLLVLEKIEQEGDVIKAYTRETVCSAGEPMGSTRKCTFTLGAVGGALEALTGKRLQGKHTDSVLRGGSHDVFEFTQLG, encoded by the coding sequence ATGTCTACTGCAATGCGCGAAACTCTCGGCGATTTCAGCAGTGTTGTCTGTTTGAAGTCAATCATTGCCGGAATGGAAGAGGCGCTGGGCGAAAAAGCCACAGCTATCTCACTGATTGCGGCTGGTCGGGCTCGTGGCAAGAAATTAGCAGCTGAGTTAGGACTAAGCAACTCAGCAGTTCCTCTCTCCGAGGCGGCTCAAAAGCTAGCTCAGGCACTTGGACCCGATGGCACTCGGCTGCTGGTGCTTGAGAAGATTGAGCAAGAAGGCGATGTGATTAAGGCTTACACACGTGAGACGGTCTGTTCTGCTGGCGAACCTATGGGATCGACACGCAAGTGTACGTTCACCCTTGGTGCGGTTGGGGGAGCGCTTGAGGCGTTGACAGGCAAACGCCTGCAGGGCAAACACACTGACTCTGTGCTGCGAGGCGGCAGCCATGATGTCTTTGAGTTTACTCAACTTGGCTAG